In Plodia interpunctella isolate USDA-ARS_2022_Savannah chromosome 22, ilPloInte3.2, whole genome shotgun sequence, the following proteins share a genomic window:
- the LOC128680010 gene encoding nucleolar protein 9 has product MSEETIENNPNKKRVRKKRKNFLANAKKYAKKGQMGRGTRMPDELYQYFVGILDAMKQGLEDREERVALVNNVLERTKGEELNVVGNQLGCRVIEILLPYASAEDFERFIEVLSPELRRLCSDNFTSHVIETMLRVACNRATESLQNVQEEEIPKKKKKKEKSETKYSEEHIQKCHEFTLKICKYALNNLEDFVWDSYANHILRSAIKCLSGITLLPGEKPKVNIFKETVNDNKGIPPHLTDLEYKVVPEEFKELVKEFANRLSQWPQFKDLAYENLTSVLLQVLLYAIKNVDKNLTKSLLKKLLNESFAPEGWVSEGVDEKKEGKIEIGDEEVENGEVKELSLPPVFSSQPAVRLLEAALFVAKKKMYTQIYARCFINRLGQLATMPMLNFTVQRLIDNCQIKEEFEPQFDELARSLGAALASGSSGVLVAVAKACVRIKARQMQFIHTLESVLKCPAEHQKYFSVLVLRLLPSDRVELSKLDKEYFINVHGSVILQCILEFQRPAKAVNSLLELSPEELLVILCDAKGCHVTDVFCTSQCVGVKARDKMLWRLKGYYQKLALSQYGSRSFEKLYEAASSEQKVKIMTEISDKSNLLNSTPFGRLIAGKLDVDTFKLSQKKWEQTRLNKDNK; this is encoded by the exons ATGAGTGAGgaaacaattgaaaataatcCAAACAAGAAGCGGGTGAGGAAAAAGCGTAAGAATTTCTTGGCGAATGCGAAGAAATATGCCAAAAAAGGTCAAATGGGTCGCGGTACTCGAATGCCTGATGAATTATACCAATATTTCGTTGGTATTTTGGACGCAATGAAACAAGGACTCGAAGACAGGGAAGAGAGAG tgGCACTTGTAAACAATGTCCTGGAAAGAACAAAAGGTGAAGAATTAAATGTGGTTGGAAACCAGCTCGGATGTCGCGTCATAGAGATACTCCTCCCGTACGCTTCTGCTGAGGACTTCGAAAGATTCATCGAAGTCCTATCTCCAGAGCTACGTAGATTATGTTCAGATAACTTTACGAGCCATGTAATAGAGACAATGTTGCGTGTCGCATGTAACAGGGCTACAGAGAGTCTGCAAAATGTCCAAGAAGAGGAAATTcccaagaagaagaagaagaaagagaaATCAGAGACGAAATACAGTGAAGAACATATTCAGAAATGTCATGAATTCACTTTAAAGATTTGTAAATATGCATTGAATAATCTGGAAGATTTCGTGTGGGACTCATATGCTAACCATATTTTAAGAAGTGCTATTAAATGTTTAAGCGGAATAACATTATTACCCGGAGAAAAACCGaaagttaacatttttaaagagACTGTCAACGATAATAAAGGTATACCTCCACATTTGACTGATTTGGAGTATAAAGTTGTACCCGAAGAGTTTAAAGAATTAGTCAAAGAATTTGCCAACCGTCTCTCACAATGGCCACAGTTTAAAGACTTAGCGTATGAAAATTTAACTTCAGTGTTGTtgcaagttttattatatgctaTCAAAAATGTTGATAAGAATTTAACAAAGAGTTTACTTAAAAAGCTCTTGAATGAGAGCTTTGCACCGGAAGGTTGGGTTTCAGAAGGTGTGGATGAGAAGAAGGAGGGTAAAATTGAGATTGGTGATGAAGAAGTGGAGAATGGAGAAGTTAAAGAATTGAGCTTGCCGCCAGTGTTTAGCAGTCAGCCAGCGGTTAG GTTGCTAGAAGCAGCATTATTTGTGGCAAAGAAGAAGATGTACACACAGATCTACGCACGGTGCTTCATCAATCGCCTCGGTCAACTGGCAACCATGCCCATGCTAAATTTCACCGTCCAGAGGCTCATTGACAACTGTCAAATCAAAGAAGAG TTCGAGCCTCAGTTCGACGAGCTGGCGAGGTCGCTGGGCGCGGCGCTCGCGAGCGGCAGCTCGGGCGTGCTCGTCGCGGTCGCGAAGGCTTGTGTCAGGATCAAGGCGAGACAGATGCAGTTCATTCAT ACCTTGGAATCCGTCCTCAAGTGCCCCGCGGAGCACCAGAAGTACTTCTCCGTGCTGGTGCTGCGGCTATTGCCCTCAGACCGGGTGGAGCTCAGCAAGCTGGACAAGGAATACTTTATAAATGTGCACGGCTCCGTCATCTTGCAGTGTATACTGGAGTTTCAg CGGCCAGCGAAAGCCGTGAACAGCCTTCTAGAACTATCTCCCGAAGAGCTCCTAGTGATACTCTGTGACGCGAAGGGGTGTCACGTGACCGACGTATTCTGCACCAGCCAGTGTGTCGGCGTCAAGGCCCGCGACAAGATGCTATGGAGACTCAAG gGTTACTATCAAAAGCTGGCTTTGTCCCAATACGGTTCCCGATCCTTCGAGAAACTCTACGAGGCGGCCTCTAGCGAACAGAAAGTGAAGATCATGACAGAAATATCGGATAAAAGCAATCTATTGAATAGCACGCCGTTCGGTCGGCTCATCGCTGGCAAACTTGATGTGGACACGTTCAAACTTTCGCAGAAGAAGTGGGAGCAGACTCGGCTGAacaaagacaataaataa
- the LOC128680021 gene encoding uncharacterized protein LOC128680021 has translation MKLITLITLLALVVAVTARTDEKRRAQSMYRMTDPPRLGGVKGGPTTHRPLRKGEYVCGTRICKLRPGEIPKGCEGGECQYNIGHHFRRK, from the exons ATGAAACTG atCACACTCATAACACTCCTGGCTCTGGTGGTGGCAGTGACGGCCAGGACCGATGAGAAGAGACGGGCACAGAGCATGTACAGAATGACGGATCCACCGCGATTGGGGGGCGTCAAAg GTGGCCCCACGACCCACCGCCCCCTAAGAAAAGGGGAGTACGTATGCGGCACCAGGATCTGCAAGCTTCGCCCGGGGGAGATACCCAAGGGCTGCGAGGGGGGAGAATGCCAGTACAACATCGGACATCATTTccgtagaaaataa